The DNA window GGGGATCCTGAGCGGGGCTGGCCAGCAACAGGCCGGGGCTGAGCGCGCAGGCGACAGCGAGCAGGGAACGGCGAAGATTCATGGGTATGGGAGCCAGTCAGCAGGACAAGCCCTTGACCTTAGCGCCTACGCCGGGGCTTACCAAGTGCGGTTCGACATGGCCTGGCTCTGCTGCTGGCGGCGGCAATTCAGGTGCCAGCAGGAACCGGCCCGCGATCGGGCGTATGATGCGACCTCATGTCCCAGGCTCGCACCCGGGCATGAGGTGATCCGGGATAGCTTTGGAGGAAGGCCGCGATGGCAGGCTCGATCGAAGACTATGCAATGATCGGCAACTGCCGCAGCGCCGCCCTGGTCAGCCGGCATGGCGTGATCGACTGGCTGTGTCTGCCTCGCTTCGACGCGGAGGCCTGTTTCGCGGCCTTGCTGGGCGATGACCGCCATGGCCACTGGTCGCTGCAACCGACCCGGCCAGCCCAGGCCAGTCGCCAGTACCGCGATGGCAGCCTGGTACTGGAAACCCTGTGGGTCTGCGAGACCGGACGGGTCCGGGTAATCGACTTCATGCCCAGCCGGGAGCGCCAGCCGGCCGGGGATCCGGCGGAGAGCGCCAGCGTGATCCGCCTGGTCGAAGGCATCGAAGGCCGGGTTGAACTGCTCAGCCGGCTGTTGCCGCGTTTCGACTATGGTCGTGTCGTGCCTGCCGTGCGACGGATGGGCTGCGGTGCCGTCACCGCCGTGGCCGGACCGCATCGGCTGGTGCTGCGCGGGGCCGATCAGGTCGAGATCGAGGATGCAGCCATGCTGGCCCGCTTCGAGGTGGCTGCCGGTGAAGTCCGCGCACTGGTGCTGGGCTATGACGCATCGCATTGGGAGGTGCCGGCTCCGCTGCAGGCCGGACGCGAACTGGAGCTGACCGAGGCCTTCTGGCACGGCTGGTCGTCGGTCTGCCGACGGGCCGGCGAGTGGAGCGATCTGGTCAGTCGCTCGCTGGTGACGCTGAAGGGCCTGAGTTATCTGCCGACCGGCGGTATCGTCGCCGCGGCCACCACCTCATTGCCGGAACAGCTGGGAGGCGCCCGCAACTGGGACTACCGGTACTGCTGGATCCGCGATGCCAGTCTGACCTTGTCGGCTTTGCTGAAAGCCGGTTATCGCGATGAAGCCATGGCCTGGCGCGAATGGGTCCGGCGTGCCGTGGCCGGCCGTCCCGAGCAGCTGCAGGTGATGTATGGCCTGGCCGGCGAACGGCGGCTTGATGAATATGAATTGTCCTGGCTGCCGGGCTATGAGGATTCCAGACCGGTTCGTGTCGGCAATGCGGCGGCATCCCAATTGCAGCTGGATATTTTCGGCGAGCTGGTCGGGATTCTGGCGGTGACCGGCGAGACGGAGACGGCATCGGCTGACAGTGACGACGGCCTCGGCCTGTCCTTCATGTTGCACCTCGAAGCAATATGGCAGCAGCCGGACGAGGGCCTGTGGGAAATTCGCGGCGAACCCCGGTGTTTCACCCATTCCCGGATCATGACCTGGCTGGCCTTTCGCCAGGCGGCTGACAGTCCGCGCCCGGTCGCGGCCCATCATCGGACGCGATGGGCGGCTCTGGCTGACCGTATCCGGAAGGAAGTGCTCCAGAAGGGCGTGGATTCCGAAGATGGCCATTTCGTGCAGTCCTTTGGCAGCCGGGCGCTGGATGCCAGCTTGTTGCTGGCACCGCTGGTAGGTTTTGTCGAGGCCACCGATCCACGCATGCGAGCCACGGTGGCCGCCATCGAGCAGCGACTGGTCCGTGGCGGGCTGGTCATGCGTTACGACACCGGCGATGGTGTCGATGGCCTGCAAGGCGGAGAAGGTGCCTTTCTGGCCTGCAGCTTCTGGCTGGTCGAGAATTACGTCCTGCAGGGCCGGATCACCGAAGCCAGGGCCTGGTTCGAACGGCTGGTGGGGCTCTGCAATGACGTCGGTCTGCTGGCCGAAGAATATGATCCCGTGTCGCAGCGCCAGCTGGGCAATTTCCCGCAGGCTTTTTCCCACGTGGCTCTGGTCCATGCCGCCTTCAGGCTGGCGGAAGCGGAGGCCGGCAAGGCCACCGGCGCAACGCCACCACCGGCGACATGATGGATGCGATTGAATGTATCTGCTGCCTGTCTCTACTCATCTCAAGGAACTCGTGATGGCTGATCCTGCAATAGCCCCTTCCCACGCCCATGCGGCGGCCGCTGGCGACAGTGCCCTGCCGGATCGCAAGCCGGATCCCTGCATCATGGTGATCTTCGGTGGCGGCGGCGACCTGACCAAGCGGCTGGTGGTACCGGCCTTGTACAACCTCAGCCGCAACGGCCTGCTGCCGGAACAGTTCGCGGTGCTCAGTGTCGACGGTGCCGATATCGGCGTGGAGACCTGGCTGAACAATCTGCATGCCTCGATGAAGAGTTTCGTGGCCACCCGCAATATCGAGTTGCAGTTGCAGGAGCTCGATGACAAGGCCTGGTCGCGGTTGACCGACTCGATGCATTACGTAGCGGGCGACTTTCTGGCGGAGGACACCTACCGGAACCTGGCGGAACAATTGCCCAGACTGGCCAGCCAGTACGGCATTGCGCCGAACGTGCTGTTTTACCTGGCCACTCCGGAACGTTTTTTCGGCGAAATCATCGACCGGCTGGGCGCTGCCGGCCTGGCCGACGAGGCAAGCGTCGGTGGCTGGCGGCGGGTGGTGATCGAAAAGCCGTTCGGGCACGATCTGGCTTCGGCCATGTCCCTCAATGCACGGATCGGGAAGGTGCTGCGCGAGGACCAGATCTTCCGCATCGATCATTTTCTTGGCAAGGAGACCGTGCAGAACATTCTGGCGTTCCGCTTCGCCAACGGTCTGTTCGAACCCAGCTGGAACCGCGACCGCATCGACCATGTGCAGATCACGGCGGCTGAAACGGTCGGGGTGGAAGGTCGCGGTGCCTTCTACGAGCAGACCGGCTGTCTGCGCGACATGGTCCCCAACCATCTGTTCCAGCTGCTGGCGATGGTCGCGATGGAGGCGCCTTCCTCGTTTGACGCCGAAGCCATCCGCCAGCGCAAGGCCGAGGTGATCGAGGCGATCCGGCCGATCGAGCCGGCGGATGCGGTACGTGGCCAGTACGGTGCCGGCGCTGTCAACCAGACCTTGAGCCGGGCCTATCGGGACGAGCCGAACGTGTCGCCGGAATCGGCCACTGAAACCTATGTCGCCTTGAAAGTGAATGTGGATACCTGGCGCTGGGCCGGGGTGCCGTTCTATCTGCGCACCGGCAAGCATATGGGTCGACGGACCACCGAGATCGCGATCCGTTTCAAATCGGCGCCGATCGCCTCCTTCCGCAGCTCGGGAGTGGATGCTTTCGGTCCCGACTGGCTGGTCCTGCAGATTCAGCCGGACGAGGGCATTTCCCTGCAGTTCGACGTGAAAAAACCGGGACCCAAGATGGCGCTGGCTCCGGTTCGGATGGACTTCAAGTATGCCGACTGGTTCCCCAGTGAATCCAATGTCGGTTACGAGACCCTGTTGTACGACTGCATGCTGGGTGATGCGACGCTGTTCCAGCGCGCTGACATGGTCGAGGCCTGCTGGAAGGCGGTACAGCCCATACTCGAGGCCTGGGCCAAGAGTCCGGCCATGGACTTTCCCAACTACGCCTCGGGCAGTGCCGGTCCGTCGGCGGCCGACACCCTGCTGGCAATCGGTCATGGTCATGCCTGGCGTCCTCTGGGACAGCCGCTGCTGCCTTACGGCAGCCGCCGCAAGGCGGTACGTGATGCCGAGGCGGCCAGGAGCGAGACGGCTGCGGTCAAAACGGCCACCAGACGCCGCAAGGTGAAAACGGACAAGGCCGGCGAACCTGATCAGGCCTCGGCCAAGAGCGCTGCCGAATCGACACCCAAGCGGACACGGGCAGCAAAGCCGTCGGCCTGATCGCTGGCGGCCATCATGGCCGGAGTGTCTGACGACAAGGGATGCATTGGCTGATATCCCGGCTCGATCATGATGCTCCGGTCATGCGCCGCCGGACCTGGCGGACACCGTCGATGTCGGCGCAGGCACATGGGCCGTGGTCCGGTTGCCGGCCGCATGGAGTCAATCCAGGCCATGCCGGCAACCTGGTCAGGGTGTCAATTGGCGCCGCCCAGCTTCTGCAAGCGATGCTGCAGCGGCCTGAGCACCGGGTAGAGCTCGCGGTACAGCTCGAAGAGGGCCTGATAGCGCGAAGCGTGGGCGGTTTGCGGAGAGGCCCGTCGCTGCAGATGGATCCAGCCACCATGGATGGCCTCGGCACTGACCTCGCCGGCGCCGATGCCGGCCAGCAGGGCTGCTCCCAGCGCGGCTTCGACCTGCTCTGCAATGGTATAGACATCGCGCTGGGTGACATCGGCGATGATCTGCATCCACAGATCCGAATGGGCACCGCCGCCGACAACGATCAGACGCTCGTCCAGATGGACGTCAGGGCCGGTACCGGCATCGATATTGTGGCGCAAGGCCATCGCCACGCCTTCCAGCACGGCCCGATACAGATGGCCTCGGCCATGCTGCAGTCCCAGGCCCACAAAGGCCGCACTGGCACGGGCATCCCATACCGGACTGCGTTCTCCCATCAGATAGGGCAGAAACAGCAGACCGTCCGCCGTGGGCGGCGTGGCAGCGGCCTCGGCTTCCATGCGCTGATGCAGTTCCGCCTCGCTCAGTTCGGGGTGTTCTGGGCGGTAGAACCGGTCGCGGAACCAGCTGACGGCGCCACCGGCGGTGAGGGCTCCGCCGAACCGGTACAGATAGCGTCGGCCGTCCAGCACATAGGGAAAGCTGACCAGTCCCTGCGGAGCCTGATCGCTGTCATCGATATAGCCCCAGCACATGCTGGTGCCCAGCATGGCCACGTGTTGGCCGGGCCGGGTCACACCGGCGGCGAAGGTGGCGATGGCGGCATCGACGCCGCCGATATGGATCGGCAGACCTTCAGGCAGGCCCAGCGTTTCGGCCAGCTCGGTCTGCAGATGGCCTGCCACGGCGGTGGAATCGATGAGCCGTCCGGGCAGCTTGTCCACGGGGATATCCATGGCATCCAGCAGCTCCTGTGACCAGGTGCGTGCATGGATGGCATAGATACCGCCGATATTGCCGGCCGAGCTGTGATCGATGGCCACCTCGCCGGTCAGGCACCAGGCGATATAGCTGTTGGGCGGCAGCAGATACCGGGTTCGCGCCCAGACATCGGGGCGATGTCGCTGCAGCCACAGTATCTTGGTGAAACCGTAATAGCTGTCGATGCCATTGCCGGTGATGGCCTGGAGCCGATCAAGACCGATATGCTGGCGGACCCATTCAGCCTCGGCTTCGGCTCGTCGATCCTGCCAGATCAGGCAGGGATGCAGAGGCTGCATATCCGCATCCACCGGTATCCCCGAACCGCCATAGAGGCTGCTGATGCAGAGACCGCGGATATCGGCACGGGTTTCCTCGTCAATCTCCGCGAGACAGGCAGCGATGCAGTGGCCTACCGCCTGCCACCAGACCTCGGGCCACTGTTCGGCATGCAATGGAGCCGGCCGGTCCACTTCATAGCTTTTGCTGGCGGAGGATCGCAGCTTGCCGGAGGCATCCACCAGTACCGCCTTGGTACTCTGGGTGCCGATATCGATGCCCAGGAAGTGACTCATTGCGGCTGATCCGCGAACTCGCCACGGGCGAGTTCCGGTGAACGTCGGCAGTAGGCGGCGAAACCGGCGATGACCACGAAGCAGGCCAGCGGCACGCTGTAGGCCAGCTGCATGTTGCCGCCGCTGGCGTCGGAAACATAACCCTGCAGCAAGGGCACGATGCCACCGCCGCTGATGCTCATCACCAGAACCGATCCGCCATAGGCACGGTCATGACCCAGCCCGTCGACGGTCAGGCCATAGATGGTCGGCCAGCAGGGACCGAGCAGGCCGCTGACCAGGATGGCGGCGTAGACGGCACTGAAGTTGTGCACGGTCACGGCATAGGCCAGCGCCGCGATGCACAGCAGGGCATAGACAAACAGCACCTGGGCCGGCCGGGCATGGCGCATGAAGGCATTGGCGATCAGCTTGCCGACGAAGAAGGCCACGAACGAGGCGATCAGATACATCGAGGCTTGACGTTCGCCGAGATGGCCCAGGCCCATGGTCAGACGGATCACGAAACTCCACACTCCGACCTGGGCGCCGACATACAGGAACTGGGTCAGCACGCCGAACACAAAGCGGGGCTGGCGGAACAGACGTCCCAGGGCACCCAGCGTGTCCATCCGCTGTGCACGTGAAGGATCCGGACCTTTGCAGGCGGGGTAGCGGGTCAGACCGATCGCGATGATGACCACCGCCAGCACGGCCAGCAGATAGCGATAGGGTTCGAGGGTGGCATGGATCATCGCCAGCTGATGCTGCCAGGCCTGGCTGGCCGGCATTTCCCGCAATTGTTCCAGAGACAGGTCACCCTGCTTGAAGATCAGCCAGGAGCCCATGCTGGAACCCAGGATCGCGCCGATCGGCTGGAACGCGCTGGCCAGGTTGAGGCGGTGGGTACCTTTGCCCGGCGGGCCCAGCAAGGTGCAGTAGGTGTCGGCGGCGGTCTCGATGAAGACGAGGCCGGCCGCGACCACGAACAGGGCGACGAAGAACAGCTGGTAGCGGGCCAGCATGGCCGCAGGGAAGAACAGCAGGCAGCCGACGACATACAGCAGCAGACCGGTCAGGATCGAGGATTTGTAGCTGAATCGCTTGATCACCATCGCGGCGGGTATCGCCAGCACCAGATAGCTGATGTAGAACGAGAACTGGACCAATGCCGACTGGAAATCGGACAGCATGAAGGCTTTGCGGAACTGGCCGATCAGCACGTCATTGAGGCTCATGGCACAGCCCCACAGCGAAAACAGGCAGCAAAGAAGGCCGAATGCGAACAAGGGCGTACGGTTCAGATAGAAGCCGTCGGAGAGCTGGACTACGGGGGACTGGGTACGCAAGAGCTGGTCACTCGT is part of the Frateuria aurantia DSM 6220 genome and encodes:
- the zwf gene encoding glucose-6-phosphate dehydrogenase, which encodes MVIFGGGGDLTKRLVVPALYNLSRNGLLPEQFAVLSVDGADIGVETWLNNLHASMKSFVATRNIELQLQELDDKAWSRLTDSMHYVAGDFLAEDTYRNLAEQLPRLASQYGIAPNVLFYLATPERFFGEIIDRLGAAGLADEASVGGWRRVVIEKPFGHDLASAMSLNARIGKVLREDQIFRIDHFLGKETVQNILAFRFANGLFEPSWNRDRIDHVQITAAETVGVEGRGAFYEQTGCLRDMVPNHLFQLLAMVAMEAPSSFDAEAIRQRKAEVIEAIRPIEPADAVRGQYGAGAVNQTLSRAYRDEPNVSPESATETYVALKVNVDTWRWAGVPFYLRTGKHMGRRTTEIAIRFKSAPIASFRSSGVDAFGPDWLVLQIQPDEGISLQFDVKKPGPKMALAPVRMDFKYADWFPSESNVGYETLLYDCMLGDATLFQRADMVEACWKAVQPILEAWAKSPAMDFPNYASGSAGPSAADTLLAIGHGHAWRPLGQPLLPYGSRRKAVRDAEAARSETAAVKTATRRRKVKTDKAGEPDQASAKSAAESTPKRTRAAKPSA
- a CDS encoding FGGY-family carbohydrate kinase, which gives rise to MSHFLGIDIGTQSTKAVLVDASGKLRSSASKSYEVDRPAPLHAEQWPEVWWQAVGHCIAACLAEIDEETRADIRGLCISSLYGGSGIPVDADMQPLHPCLIWQDRRAEAEAEWVRQHIGLDRLQAITGNGIDSYYGFTKILWLQRHRPDVWARTRYLLPPNSYIAWCLTGEVAIDHSSAGNIGGIYAIHARTWSQELLDAMDIPVDKLPGRLIDSTAVAGHLQTELAETLGLPEGLPIHIGGVDAAIATFAAGVTRPGQHVAMLGTSMCWGYIDDSDQAPQGLVSFPYVLDGRRYLYRFGGALTAGGAVSWFRDRFYRPEHPELSEAELHQRMEAEAAATPPTADGLLFLPYLMGERSPVWDARASAAFVGLGLQHGRGHLYRAVLEGVAMALRHNIDAGTGPDVHLDERLIVVGGGAHSDLWMQIIADVTQRDVYTIAEQVEAALGAALLAGIGAGEVSAEAIHGGWIHLQRRASPQTAHASRYQALFELYRELYPVLRPLQHRLQKLGGAN
- the fucP gene encoding L-fucose:H+ symporter permease; the encoded protein is MRTQSPVVQLSDGFYLNRTPLFAFGLLCCLFSLWGCAMSLNDVLIGQFRKAFMLSDFQSALVQFSFYISYLVLAIPAAMVIKRFSYKSSILTGLLLYVVGCLLFFPAAMLARYQLFFVALFVVAAGLVFIETAADTYCTLLGPPGKGTHRLNLASAFQPIGAILGSSMGSWLIFKQGDLSLEQLREMPASQAWQHQLAMIHATLEPYRYLLAVLAVVIIAIGLTRYPACKGPDPSRAQRMDTLGALGRLFRQPRFVFGVLTQFLYVGAQVGVWSFVIRLTMGLGHLGERQASMYLIASFVAFFVGKLIANAFMRHARPAQVLFVYALLCIAALAYAVTVHNFSAVYAAILVSGLLGPCWPTIYGLTVDGLGHDRAYGGSVLVMSISGGGIVPLLQGYVSDASGGNMQLAYSVPLACFVVIAGFAAYCRRSPELARGEFADQPQ